The Acetoanaerobium noterae genome window below encodes:
- a CDS encoding sensor histidine kinase — MSNIANGRYEKKSLDENKHTEMDTQLNMISARVETLEKQKDSFIYDISHELRTPLSTIKILSQSIQYSQNDEVDIYKEFFSDIVNEIDRMDNIITDMMQSVDLDPNSYIVKLRLSYLNYLCESIVKRLQPIAFKKNITIEFVALSNLQIYIDPTKIDRAVSNIIENAIKYSENDSKIEVTLYQERNRACISVRDEGIGISQSEINRIFERFYRVKKDRSRTTGGSGLGLYITKKIIDMHQGEIDIKSIENIGSIFTIKLPMNLYSQTIFNKNS, encoded by the coding sequence ATGTCAAATATTGCAAATGGAAGATATGAAAAAAAATCTTTGGATGAAAACAAGCATACAGAAATGGATACTCAGCTTAACATGATATCAGCAAGAGTTGAAACCTTGGAAAAGCAGAAAGATTCCTTTATTTATGATATATCTCACGAACTTAGAACGCCACTTAGCACTATAAAGATATTATCTCAGAGCATACAATACTCTCAAAATGATGAAGTGGATATTTATAAGGAATTTTTTTCGGATATCGTAAACGAAATTGATAGGATGGATAATATAATAACTGATATGATGCAGTCTGTTGATTTAGATCCTAACAGCTATATAGTTAAACTAAGGCTCTCATATCTCAATTATTTATGTGAAAGCATAGTTAAACGATTACAGCCTATAGCATTTAAAAAAAATATAACGATAGAGTTTGTAGCTCTTTCTAATTTGCAGATTTATATTGACCCAACGAAAATAGATAGAGCAGTTTCCAATATAATTGAGAATGCTATTAAGTATAGTGAGAACGATTCCAAGATAGAAGTAACCTTATATCAAGAAAGAAACAGAGCATGTATAAGCGTTAGAGATGAAGGAATTGGAATATCTCAAAGTGAAATAAATAGGATTTTTGAGAGATTTTATAGAGTAAAAAAAGATAGAAGTAGAACTACTGGAGGAAGTGGTCTAGGCTTATATATTACTAAAAAAATTATTGATATGCATCAGGGTGAAATCGACATAAAAAGTATAGAAAATATAGGCAGTATATTTACTATAAAGCTTCCAATGAATCTATATTCTCAAACTATTTTTAATAAAAATAGCTAA
- a CDS encoding acetate/propionate family kinase has protein sequence MNVLVINCGSSSLKYQFIDMTSEEVLAKGLVERIGIEGSILKHQTTGKDKVSIEQPMHDHKIALQLVLEALMNSEHGAIKDLKEISAVGHRVVHGGEAFSHSALIDEHVKKAIEDCIELAPLHNPPNLIGINACQEILPNVPMVAVFDTAFHQTMPKSSYLYGLPYEYYEKYKVRRYGFHGTSHKYVAQKTAEILNKKLEDINIITCHLGNGASVTAVEKGHSVDTSMGFTPLEGLIMGTRCGDIDPAMVTFLMEKENLSTAQINDVMNKKSGVLGISKVSSDFRDVETEAEKGNENAKIALETYYKKVKKYIGAYMAEMGSVDAIVFTAGLGENSSSARLAICGGMEGIGIEIDAKENDMRGEEKVVSKPSSKISVLVVPTNEELMIARDTLEIVKSI, from the coding sequence ATGAATGTACTTGTTATTAACTGCGGTAGTTCTTCATTAAAGTATCAATTTATTGATATGACATCTGAAGAAGTATTAGCAAAAGGGCTAGTTGAAAGAATTGGTATTGAAGGATCTATATTAAAGCACCAAACTACAGGAAAAGACAAAGTATCAATTGAACAACCTATGCATGACCATAAGATTGCCTTACAATTAGTTTTAGAAGCACTTATGAATTCAGAACACGGCGCAATCAAAGATTTAAAAGAAATATCAGCAGTTGGACACAGAGTTGTTCACGGCGGAGAAGCTTTCTCACATTCAGCTCTAATTGATGAGCATGTTAAAAAAGCAATTGAAGATTGTATTGAATTAGCACCACTACATAACCCACCGAATTTAATCGGTATAAATGCTTGTCAAGAAATTCTTCCTAATGTACCTATGGTTGCAGTTTTTGATACAGCTTTCCACCAAACTATGCCAAAGTCTTCATATCTATATGGATTACCATATGAGTATTATGAAAAATATAAAGTTAGAAGATACGGTTTCCACGGAACATCTCATAAATATGTAGCTCAAAAGACTGCAGAAATCTTAAATAAGAAACTTGAAGATATCAATATAATTACTTGCCACCTAGGAAATGGAGCAAGTGTTACAGCAGTTGAAAAAGGCCACTCAGTAGATACTTCTATGGGCTTTACACCGCTTGAAGGACTTATCATGGGTACTAGATGTGGAGATATTGACCCGGCGATGGTTACTTTCCTGATGGAAAAAGAAAATTTAAGCACAGCACAAATCAATGATGTAATGAATAAAAAATCTGGTGTTTTAGGAATTTCAAAAGTAAGCTCTGATTTTAGAGATGTTGAAACAGAAGCAGAAAAGGGAAATGAAAATGCTAAAATAGCACTAGAAACTTATTATAAAAAAGTTAAAAAATATATTGGAGCTTATATGGCAGAAATGGGAAGTGTTGATGCTATAGTTTTCACTGCAGGATTAGGAGAAAATTCATCTTCTGCTAGATTAGCGATTTGTGGTGGAATGGAAGGCATTGGTATAGAAATAGATGCTAAAGAAAACGATATGCGTGGAGAAGAAAAAGTAGTTTCTAAGCCTTCATCAAAAATATCTGTTTTAGTAGTTCCTACAAATGAAGAATTAATGATAGCTAGAGACACTTTAGAAATAGTAAAATCAATCTAA
- a CDS encoding YceD family protein produces the protein MISIKDFRMSSQRNKEIDTTLPILKRDLGYIDFQFSEFPHIVGKIYKDSSEVYADFNISVFIKENCSRCLKDMIVHHSVSISGVLSNDEIMQEDEDVILTQEDMLDLEHILDMALIDYAPSKLLCKSDCKGLCKNCGADLNTTTCSCNIMDENIDPRMQILKDLLKK, from the coding sequence ATGATATCAATAAAAGATTTTAGAATGAGTTCTCAAAGAAATAAAGAAATAGATACTACACTTCCAATCTTAAAAAGAGATTTGGGATATATCGATTTTCAATTTTCAGAGTTTCCTCATATAGTTGGAAAAATATATAAAGATTCTTCTGAAGTTTATGCTGATTTTAATATCAGTGTATTTATAAAAGAGAATTGTTCTAGATGTTTAAAAGACATGATAGTTCACCACTCTGTTTCTATCAGTGGAGTACTTTCCAACGATGAAATTATGCAAGAAGATGAAGATGTAATTTTAACGCAAGAAGATATGCTTGATTTGGAACATATTTTAGATATGGCTCTAATAGATTACGCTCCTTCTAAGTTGTTATGTAAATCTGACTGCAAAGGCCTTTGCAAGAATTGTGGAGCGGATCTAAATACCACGACTTGCAGTTGTAACATTATGGATGAGAATATAGATCCGAGAATGCAAATACTAAAGGATCTTTTAAAAAAATAA
- the rpmF gene encoding 50S ribosomal protein L32, with translation MAVPKRKTAKSATRSRRAANMQITANGLVECPQCHEPKLSHRVCPECGHYKGKEVVAK, from the coding sequence ATGGCAGTACCAAAGAGAAAAACGGCTAAGTCAGCTACTCGTTCAAGAAGAGCAGCAAATATGCAGATAACAGCAAATGGTCTAGTTGAATGTCCTCAGTGTCATGAACCAAAATTATCTCATAGAGTATGTCCGGAATGTGGACATTACAAAGGAAAAGAAGTAGTAGCTAAATAA
- the plsX gene encoding phosphate acyltransferase PlsX, which yields MKIALDVMGGDNAPKSNIDGAIEAIKELNVEIILLGDSAQILEIMPKDEALSSKMTVVHCDETITFDEKPVKAVRTKKKSSIVVGLNMLKNNEVDAFVSAGSTGAILAGGLFVVGRIKGIDRPALTGVFPNENGGSLIMDVGANADCKPKNLDEFAMMGSIYAQNILGRKNPKVALVNIGSEEGKGNELYKTAFELMKANADYNFVGNIEAREIPTSNVDVIVCDGFTGNIIIKLTEGIASRFFDMLKKVMFENIKTKFAALMLKKSLYNMKKELDADEQGGVPLLGIDGIIIKAHGSSKAKAIKNAIKQAVKFHESNSLTTIKDYAKKHVNNDII from the coding sequence ATGAAAATTGCGTTGGATGTCATGGGTGGAGATAATGCTCCAAAATCAAATATTGATGGTGCGATAGAAGCGATTAAAGAGCTTAATGTTGAGATAATTTTACTTGGAGATTCAGCTCAAATTCTGGAAATTATGCCTAAGGATGAAGCTTTAAGCTCAAAAATGACTGTAGTTCATTGTGATGAAACTATCACCTTTGATGAAAAACCTGTAAAAGCAGTTAGAACGAAAAAAAAATCATCCATTGTAGTTGGACTTAATATGCTTAAAAATAATGAAGTAGATGCTTTTGTTTCAGCAGGCAGTACTGGAGCAATATTAGCTGGAGGGTTGTTTGTAGTTGGGAGAATAAAAGGTATTGATAGACCAGCACTAACAGGAGTTTTTCCAAACGAAAATGGCGGAAGCTTGATTATGGACGTAGGAGCAAATGCAGATTGTAAACCTAAAAATTTAGATGAATTTGCAATGATGGGTTCTATTTATGCTCAAAATATACTCGGAAGAAAAAATCCTAAGGTAGCATTAGTAAACATAGGCTCAGAAGAAGGAAAAGGCAACGAACTATATAAAACTGCTTTTGAATTAATGAAAGCAAACGCCGATTATAATTTTGTTGGTAACATTGAAGCTAGAGAAATACCAACTTCTAATGTAGATGTCATTGTTTGTGATGGATTTACAGGTAATATAATTATAAAACTGACTGAAGGAATTGCATCAAGATTCTTTGACATGTTAAAAAAAGTTATGTTTGAAAATATTAAAACAAAGTTTGCAGCTTTGATGCTAAAAAAATCCTTGTATAATATGAAGAAAGAGTTAGATGCGGATGAACAAGGCGGTGTTCCGCTTTTAGGAATAGATGGAATAATAATAAAAGCTCATGGAAGTTCAAAAGCTAAGGCTATAAAGAATGCTATTAAGCAAGCAGTAAAATTTCATGAGAGTAATTCTTTGACTACTATAAAAGATTATGCAAAAAAACACGTAAACAATGATATAATTTAA
- a CDS encoding Asp23/Gls24 family envelope stress response protein codes for MNSKNIGQVKISEDVISIIASLAATEVEGVAQMSGSITGNISEILGKKNHSKGVKVQVAEDKAEIDVFVHVEYGSVIPEIAKKIQDNVKTTVETMTGLEVTLVNVYIQGVTTKHEKNIETK; via the coding sequence ATGAATAGTAAAAATATTGGTCAAGTAAAAATATCTGAAGATGTTATATCAATAATAGCAAGTTTAGCTGCAACAGAAGTTGAGGGCGTAGCGCAAATGAGTGGGAGCATCACTGGAAATATTAGCGAAATTTTAGGCAAAAAAAATCATTCAAAAGGTGTAAAAGTCCAAGTGGCTGAAGATAAAGCAGAGATAGATGTATTTGTACACGTTGAATACGGAAGTGTGATACCAGAAATTGCAAAAAAAATTCAGGACAATGTAAAGACAACAGTTGAAACTATGACTGGACTAGAAGTAACATTGGTAAATGTGTATATACAAGGGGTTACAACTAAGCATGAAAAAAATATAGAAACAAAATAA
- the nusB gene encoding transcription antitermination factor NusB encodes MKRKELREAAVKLFYEMDIQKTFEHKFYKNFLAENELIALKDNYLKEVFDSFLLNRDNIDDIIQKSSTSWDIKRIAKVDLSILRVAITEILYLSDIPDKVSINEAIDLAKKYGDENSYKFVNGLLGKIVKNEN; translated from the coding sequence ATGAAAAGAAAAGAGCTTAGGGAAGCGGCTGTAAAGCTGTTTTATGAAATGGATATTCAAAAGACTTTTGAACATAAGTTTTATAAAAATTTTTTGGCAGAAAATGAATTAATTGCTTTAAAGGATAACTACCTGAAGGAAGTGTTTGATAGCTTCTTATTAAATAGAGATAATATTGATGATATAATTCAGAAATCTAGCACTTCATGGGATATCAAGAGAATTGCTAAAGTGGATTTAAGCATTTTAAGAGTTGCAATCACGGAAATTTTATATCTTAGTGATATACCAGATAAGGTTTCCATTAATGAAGCAATAGATTTAGCAAAGAAATACGGAGATGAAAATTCATATAAATTTGTCAATGGACTTTTGGGGAAAATTGTCAAAAATGAAAACTAA
- a CDS encoding tRNA (adenosine(37)-N6)-threonylcarbamoyltransferase complex transferase subunit TsaD, whose product MKTKVYLGLDTSCYSTSIAAVDMNKNIIFNKTILLDVKAGEKGLRQSDAIFKHIKNFTTIVDKQNIEILAVCASQKPRDLEGSYMPVFMVSDSIGLLIANLVGAKYIPYSHQENHISAVYNHLNLNQDNFFGVHLSGGTTEILKCSKHDYKYSTDIISATMDISAGQLLDRLAVSMGYSFPGGKYIDDLASKVSNVKELSEIKKRINLNISLKEYGFHFSGIETKLKKYIDIYSKEVISKLAIDIIGETLVQGIKKMNCYIDSSIIFFGGVASSKVLREYILNNDTFINTTIHFAPSYISSDNALGCAFAANEYMKGNYNEN is encoded by the coding sequence ATGAAAACTAAAGTTTATTTAGGTTTGGATACAAGTTGTTATAGCACCTCAATTGCTGCAGTTGATATGAATAAAAATATAATTTTTAATAAAACTATTTTGCTTGATGTTAAAGCTGGGGAAAAAGGGCTTAGACAATCTGATGCTATATTTAAGCATATAAAAAATTTTACAACTATTGTAGATAAACAAAATATAGAAATTTTGGCTGTATGCGCATCTCAAAAGCCTAGAGATTTAGAAGGCTCCTATATGCCTGTTTTTATGGTTAGTGATTCCATAGGCCTTCTAATTGCCAATTTGGTAGGAGCGAAATATATTCCTTACTCTCATCAAGAAAATCATATTTCTGCGGTTTACAATCATTTGAATTTAAATCAAGATAATTTTTTTGGAGTTCACTTATCGGGTGGAACTACCGAGATACTTAAATGCAGTAAACATGATTATAAATACTCCACGGATATTATTTCTGCTACAATGGACATAAGCGCTGGGCAGCTTCTTGATAGACTTGCCGTTTCTATGGGATATTCATTTCCAGGTGGTAAATATATAGATGACTTAGCCTCGAAGGTGTCAAATGTAAAAGAGCTATCTGAGATAAAAAAGAGAATTAATTTAAATATAAGTCTTAAAGAATATGGATTTCATTTTTCAGGGATAGAAACTAAATTAAAAAAATATATTGATATCTATAGTAAAGAAGTAATTTCTAAGCTAGCAATAGATATAATAGGAGAAACTTTAGTTCAAGGCATAAAAAAAATGAATTGTTACATAGACAGTAGCATTATTTTTTTTGGTGGTGTAGCATCTAGTAAAGTTTTAAGAGAATATATTTTAAACAATGATACTTTCATTAACACAACTATTCATTTTGCTCCTAGTTATATCTCAAGTGATAATGCATTAGGTTGCGCCTTTGCAGCGAATGAATATATGAAAGGAAATTACAATGAAAATTAA
- the xseA gene encoding exodeoxyribonuclease VII large subunit, with protein sequence MKIKTLSVTELNNYISKIINSNPLLHNFSVSGEVFNLKQTQYGYIFFSLKDENSKINCIYFSENKVTISDGDKLVVEGKLNIYEKNGTYSIIVKKFNSIGLGDSYLEFEKIKKALEEKGYFDKSNKKPLPKHPQKIGIVTSISGAAIKDIIKLAQKRYPIIEIVIHNAKMQGQEAVINIVEGINMLNNIEDIELIILTRGGGSYDELSIFNNEMIAKSIFESKKPIISAIGHEIDFVISDFVADARASTPSSAIENFLPDINHIETYIMQLKEKIDYSLNRKLEFHKINLGNIVSILEKSNFSYKLANNRKDLFNMKIRLDYSIYKLVNKEKNSIEKFGDKLSSLNPIEIINKGYAIIDKDKAIITTINQISADDIVNIKLSDGIATAKIISVRNEDRKNEKK encoded by the coding sequence ATGAAAATTAAAACTTTGTCAGTTACTGAATTAAACAATTATATATCTAAAATAATAAATTCTAATCCTCTCCTGCATAATTTTTCAGTATCTGGAGAGGTATTTAATTTAAAACAGACACAATATGGATATATATTTTTTTCTTTGAAGGACGAAAATTCAAAAATTAATTGCATTTATTTTTCTGAAAATAAAGTTACAATTTCAGATGGAGATAAATTAGTGGTTGAGGGAAAGTTAAATATTTATGAAAAAAATGGAACATACTCAATAATTGTGAAGAAATTTAATTCGATTGGATTAGGAGATTCTTATCTGGAATTTGAGAAAATAAAAAAAGCGTTAGAGGAAAAAGGCTATTTTGATAAATCAAATAAAAAGCCACTTCCCAAACATCCTCAAAAAATAGGTATAGTAACTTCTATTTCAGGAGCAGCAATAAAAGATATTATTAAATTGGCACAAAAGAGATATCCAATAATTGAAATAGTAATACATAATGCAAAAATGCAAGGACAAGAAGCTGTAATAAATATAGTTGAAGGTATAAATATGTTAAATAATATAGAAGATATTGAGTTGATCATTTTGACGCGAGGCGGAGGGTCTTATGATGAATTGAGTATCTTTAATAATGAAATGATAGCAAAAAGTATTTTTGAATCAAAAAAGCCAATTATTTCTGCAATTGGACACGAAATAGATTTTGTAATCTCAGATTTTGTAGCTGATGCTAGAGCATCAACACCATCTTCAGCAATAGAGAACTTTCTACCGGATATAAATCATATTGAAACCTATATAATGCAATTAAAGGAAAAGATAGACTACTCTCTAAACAGAAAGCTTGAGTTTCATAAAATTAATTTAGGGAATATTGTTTCTATTCTTGAAAAATCAAATTTTAGTTATAAACTTGCCAATAATAGGAAAGATTTATTTAATATGAAAATTAGACTAGATTATTCAATATATAAATTGGTTAATAAAGAAAAAAATTCAATTGAAAAATTTGGAGACAAGCTGAGTAGTTTAAATCCTATAGAAATAATAAACAAAGGCTATGCTATTATCGATAAGGATAAAGCTATAATAACTACTATTAATCAGATTTCAGCTGATGATATTGTAAATATAAAACTTAGCGATGGAATAGCTACAGCAAAAATCATATCAGTAAGAAATGAGGATAGAAAAAATGAAAAAAAATAA
- the xseB gene encoding exodeoxyribonuclease VII small subunit, translating into MKKNKDSLESLMKQLETITKELESNSLNLEESLKKYEEGIRIYKQCHDIINSAELKIKVLNDDNCDGGI; encoded by the coding sequence ATGAAAAAAAATAAGGACTCCTTAGAAAGTTTAATGAAACAGTTGGAAACTATAACCAAGGAATTAGAAAGTAACTCCCTCAATCTTGAAGAAAGTCTAAAAAAATATGAAGAAGGTATTCGAATATATAAGCAATGTCATGATATAATAAATAGTGCAGAGTTAAAAATTAAAGTACTTAATGACGATAATTGTGATGGAGGCATCTAA
- a CDS encoding polyprenyl synthetase family protein, with product MNFKELMEFDKQIVEKYMDELLSINVIYEKKLIESMKYSVQAGGKRLRPILFLETIKLLNKNPFDFIEIACAIEMIHTYSLIHDDLPAMDNDSLRRGKPTNHVVFGEATAILAGDGLLNLAHEIMIAFVSKKLTKNNINGINIISKAAGINGMIAGQAVDIESEGKSIDIDTMKFIHSNKTGALIEASIVAAAVMSDADDTRIAALKTYAKYIGLAFQITDDILDIEGNEAELGKKIGSDELNDKATYPKYFGLEKSKEYAKNTITNAIESLNVFEPREKAFFVELADYIICRKK from the coding sequence ATGAATTTCAAGGAATTAATGGAATTTGATAAGCAAATTGTAGAAAAGTATATGGATGAACTTTTATCTATAAATGTTATTTACGAAAAAAAATTAATTGAATCAATGAAATATAGTGTACAAGCAGGTGGAAAAAGGTTAAGACCAATTCTATTTTTGGAAACTATAAAATTATTAAATAAAAATCCTTTTGATTTTATAGAAATAGCATGTGCTATAGAGATGATTCACACCTACTCCTTGATTCACGATGATTTGCCAGCCATGGATAATGATTCGCTCCGAAGAGGAAAGCCGACGAATCATGTGGTATTTGGCGAAGCTACTGCCATATTAGCTGGAGATGGGCTTTTAAATTTAGCTCATGAAATTATGATAGCTTTTGTATCAAAAAAATTGACTAAGAATAATATAAATGGGATAAATATAATTTCAAAAGCTGCAGGGATTAATGGAATGATTGCAGGTCAAGCGGTTGATATAGAGTCTGAAGGAAAAAGTATTGATATTGACACAATGAAATTTATACACAGCAATAAAACAGGTGCTTTAATTGAAGCCTCAATTGTTGCAGCAGCCGTCATGTCAGACGCAGATGATACAAGGATAGCTGCTCTAAAGACTTATGCGAAATATATTGGCTTAGCATTTCAAATTACTGATGACATACTTGATATAGAAGGAAATGAAGCCGAATTAGGGAAAAAAATTGGCAGTGATGAGCTAAATGATAAAGCAACCTATCCTAAATATTTTGGATTAGAGAAATCGAAGGAATATGCTAAAAATACTATAACAAATGCTATTGAAAGCTTAAATGTATTTGAACCTAGAGAAAAAGCATTTTTCGTAGAATTAGCGGATTATATAATTTGTAGAAAAAAATAG
- a CDS encoding divergent PAP2 family protein — translation MNFFNGIIHNQVFIACFLAWFIAQLIKVVLTYFFENRFDASRFVGSGGMPSSHTSFVTSLATAVGLVSGYESSEFALSLVLALVVMYDAAGVRRSVGKQAQILNAIIDDFQKHRKDPLNEERLKELIGHTPIEVFAGAILGILIAHLVV, via the coding sequence TTGAATTTTTTTAATGGAATAATTCATAATCAAGTTTTTATAGCTTGTTTTTTAGCTTGGTTTATAGCTCAATTGATTAAGGTTGTACTCACCTATTTTTTTGAAAACAGATTCGATGCTTCTAGATTTGTTGGGTCAGGAGGTATGCCTAGTTCTCATACTTCATTTGTTACTAGCTTAGCAACTGCAGTAGGTTTAGTTTCTGGATACGAATCTTCTGAGTTTGCACTTTCGCTAGTCCTTGCACTTGTAGTAATGTATGATGCTGCGGGAGTAAGACGATCAGTAGGAAAACAAGCTCAAATACTAAATGCAATTATTGATGATTTTCAAAAACATAGAAAAGATCCTCTAAATGAAGAAAGATTGAAAGAACTGATTGGACATACACCGATAGAAGTCTTTGCAGGGGCTATTTTAGGGATTTTGATTGCACATTTAGTAGTTTAA
- the dxs gene encoding 1-deoxy-D-xylulose-5-phosphate synthase, translating to MYKYLDNINKPSDLKRLSLIEMDELAKEIRKFLIKSVSKTGGHLASNLGVVELTLALHSVYDTTKDKIVFDVGHQSYVHKLLTGRKEKFSTLRQYEGLSGFPKRKESVHDCFETGHSSTSISAGLGIALGRDFCKDKFKVVSVIGDGALTGGLALEGLNHLGSTNTDMLVILNDNDMSICENVGGLSNSLYNIRMTKAYRKFSKNMINFISSVPVVGVKATNAAVRIKDSLKHMVMPGAFFEEMGIKYFGPVDGHDYKSIVHALKELNNIEGPKILHVLTTKGKGYKYAQDNPSDYHGVSKFDIAKGVISSSQLTYSSVAGNTLNSIFERDSKSVAITAAMISGTGLDILFEKHSKRVIDVGIAEEHAVTLAAGLATSGIKPYFVVYSTFLQRAYDQILHDVALQDLPVTLLIDRAGLVGEDGETHHGVFDIGFLSTIPNLTIMSPRDLVELQDMIEFSHSYNHPLAIRYPRGKAVNLSSHVRDSRLMKWEWIYEEPKIAIVAIGKMVETAIKIRESMALLGIKIAVVNARCIKPMDDLSIQKLSETMDYIFSLEDHVYSGGFSSKLKQKLFDSGYIGKFKSFSLPDEFIEHGNTEILLSKYGLDNNTIHKNIIECIRYNEGYEEIS from the coding sequence ATGTATAAATATCTTGATAATATAAATAAACCTAGTGATTTAAAGAGATTATCTTTAATTGAAATGGATGAGCTAGCAAAAGAAATACGCAAATTTTTGATAAAATCTGTTTCAAAAACAGGTGGACATTTAGCATCTAACTTAGGTGTAGTTGAACTAACGCTTGCTCTTCACAGTGTATATGATACAACTAAAGATAAGATAGTATTTGATGTAGGGCACCAATCATATGTCCATAAGCTACTTACTGGTAGAAAAGAAAAATTCTCAACCTTAAGGCAATATGAGGGTCTAAGTGGATTTCCTAAAAGAAAAGAAAGTGTACACGATTGTTTTGAAACTGGCCACAGTTCTACCTCTATTTCAGCTGGACTTGGAATTGCACTAGGAAGAGATTTTTGTAAAGATAAATTTAAAGTAGTTTCAGTAATAGGGGATGGAGCGCTAACAGGCGGGCTAGCTTTAGAGGGGCTAAACCATCTTGGCAGTACAAATACTGATATGTTAGTTATTTTAAATGATAATGATATGTCTATATGTGAGAATGTTGGAGGATTATCAAATTCTCTTTACAATATAAGAATGACAAAAGCTTATAGAAAATTCTCTAAAAACATGATTAATTTTATTAGCTCTGTACCTGTTGTTGGAGTAAAGGCTACAAATGCTGCAGTGAGGATTAAAGATAGCTTGAAGCATATGGTAATGCCAGGAGCTTTCTTTGAGGAAATGGGTATAAAATATTTTGGTCCAGTAGATGGACATGATTATAAATCAATTGTACATGCTTTGAAGGAGTTAAATAATATAGAAGGACCTAAAATTCTTCATGTTTTAACTACGAAAGGAAAAGGGTATAAATATGCACAAGATAATCCAAGTGACTATCATGGTGTAAGCAAATTTGATATAGCAAAGGGAGTAATCTCAAGTTCTCAGCTTACATATTCAAGTGTAGCAGGAAATACACTAAATAGTATTTTTGAAAGAGATTCAAAAAGCGTTGCTATTACAGCGGCTATGATTAGTGGGACTGGACTTGATATATTATTTGAAAAACATTCTAAACGAGTGATTGATGTAGGGATTGCTGAAGAGCATGCTGTGACTTTGGCTGCTGGACTAGCAACCTCTGGGATAAAGCCATATTTTGTAGTTTATTCGACATTTTTGCAAAGGGCCTATGATCAAATTTTACACGATGTGGCTTTGCAAGATTTGCCTGTTACATTATTGATTGATAGAGCAGGATTAGTGGGAGAAGATGGAGAAACTCATCATGGGGTTTTTGATATTGGTTTTCTTTCGACTATACCTAATCTCACAATTATGTCGCCTCGAGATTTAGTAGAGCTTCAAGATATGATAGAGTTTTCGCATTCATATAATCATCCTCTTGCTATAAGATATCCAAGAGGCAAAGCTGTGAATCTGAGTAGCCATGTTAGAGATTCAAGATTAATGAAGTGGGAATGGATTTATGAAGAACCCAAAATAGCAATTGTGGCTATTGGTAAAATGGTAGAAACTGCTATAAAAATAAGAGAAAGCATGGCTTTATTAGGAATTAAAATTGCTGTAGTAAATGCTAGATGCATAAAGCCGATGGATGATTTAAGTATTCAAAAATTATCAGAAACGATGGACTATATATTTTCACTTGAAGATCATGTTTATTCAGGTGGTTTTAGCTCAAAGTTAAAACAAAAGCTTTTCGATAGTGGATATATAGGAAAATTTAAGTCTTTTTCATTACCAGATGAGTTTATTGAACATGGGAACACTGAAATATTGCTATCAAAATATGGATTAGACAATAATACTATACACAAAAATATAATTGAGTGCATAAGATATAATGAAGGTTATGAGGAAATTTCATGA